Proteins encoded within one genomic window of Cucumis sativus cultivar 9930 chromosome 3, Cucumber_9930_V3, whole genome shotgun sequence:
- the LOC101206797 gene encoding uncharacterized protein LOC101206797: MEVGPKVSGEAVIEKLKDDGDFDKLRLKIIRKLKDNEELRNNIVAIVKQSAALNRAGTENVKPRQISDAIYDEVGEEIMSKVSDNLWEIIRSADGMKNEITETVQSVYNKLANPKAEENAEASTHHAIPARKEGDNNGSMKASTSQLEHSEADPVEPPGFSFAGNHTNNGRQHIEDLQFPKHHEGRHNNDSRNVEGHNPNNVSDADNVDLPPGFVSNRKHNQMFKDAGSDDDEDPDVPPGFG, from the exons ATGGAGGTCGGCCCTAAGGTTAGTGGAGAAGCTGTGATCGAAAAGCTCAAGGATGACGGCGACTTCGACAAACTCCGTCTCAAAATCATTCGCAAGCTGAAAGACAAT GAAGAATTGCGCAATAATATTGTTGCAATAGTGAAGCAATCGGCAGCACTTAATCGGGCAGGAACTGAAAATGTGAAGCCTCGGCAAATTTCTGATGCGATATATGATGAGGTTGG GGAAGAAATAATGAGCAAGGTTTCTGATAACTTATGGGAGATCATCAGATCAGCTGATggcatgaaaaatgaaatcacaGAAACGGTGCAATCTGTCTACAATAAGTTAGCGAACCCAAAAGCGGAGGAAAATGCCGAAGCATCTACCCACCATGCGATACCAGCTCGGAAGGAAGGTGATAATAATGGTTCTATGAAGGCCTCCACCAGTCAATTAGAACATTCCGAGGCTGATCCGGTAGAACCTCCCGGTTTTTCTTTTGCTGGTAATCATACAAACAATGGAAGGCAGCACATAGAGGATCTGCAATTTCCGAAACATCATGAAGGAAGACACAATAACGATAGTCGAAACGTAGAGGGACATAATCCAAACAATGTGTCTGATGCAGATAATGTTGATCTGCCGCCAGGCTTTGTTTCAAACAGGAAGCACAACCAAATGTTTAAAGATGCTGGtagtgatgatgatgaagaccCGGATGTTCCTCCTGGTTTCGGTTGA
- the LOC101207034 gene encoding PGR5-like protein 1B, chloroplastic: MATKLTLSLPSSSSLTVPFQNQKPAASLLPSSSRSSSQLIRVSSRRLFLRRKLVLPPPRATTDQPGQVEGDEVVDSNVLQYCSIDKKEKKTIGELEQEFLQALQAFYYEGKAIMSNEEFDNLKEELMWEGSSVVMLSSDEQKFLEASMAYVSGNPILSDKEFDDLKLRLKTEGSEIVVEGPRCSLRSRKVYSDLSVDYFKMFLLNVPATVVALGLFFFLDDITGFEITYLLELPEPFSFIFTWFAAVPFLVWLALTLTNAVVRDSLILKGPCPNCGTENVSFFGTILSVSSGGNKNNIKCTNCATELVYNSKTRLITLPEA; encoded by the exons ATGGCCACCAAATTGACTCTCTCCTTACCCTCCTCGAGTTCCCTCACTGTTCCCTTTCAGAATCAGAAACCGGCAGCTTCTCTGCTTCCCTCTTCCTCAAGGTCGTCGTCCCAATTGATTAGGGTTTCTAGTCGCCGCCTGTTCCTTCGCCGGAAACTCGTTCTTCCACCTCCTCGAGCAACTACTGATCAACCAG GTCAGGTTGAGGGAGATGAGGTTGTTGATAGTAATGTCCTTCAATATTGTAGCATAGAcaagaaggagaaaaagacCATTGGAGAACTTGAGCAAGAATTTCTCCAAGCTCTACAG GCATTCTATTATGAGGGTAAAGCAATTATGTCAAATGAGGAATTTGATAATCTCAAGGAAGAACTAATGTGGGAAGGCAGCAGTGTTGTAATGCTAA GTTCTGATGAACAAAAGTTTTTGGAAGCTTCAATGGCATATGTGTCTGGAAATCCAATTCTGTCGGATAAAGAATTTGACGATTTGAAGCTGAGACTTAAG ACGGAAGGGAGTGAAATTGTGGTTGAGGGTCCCCGTTGCAGTCTCCGGAGTAGAAAG GTTTATAGTGACCTTTCTGTGGACTACTTTAAGATGTTCCTCTTGAATGTTCCAGCCACTGTAGTTGCACTGGGATT GTTCTTCTTCCTGGATGATATCACTGGATTTGAGATTACATACTTGTTGGAG CTTCCAGAGCCATTCAGTTTTATCTTCACTTGGTTTGCTGCTGTACCATTTCTTGTTTGGTTAGCACTTACCCTTACAAATGCAGTTGTTAGAGACTCTTTGATCTTGAAG GGACCTTGTCCGAACTGTGGAACTGAGAATGTCTCCTTCTTTGGCACCATACTGTCAGTTTCGAGTGGTggcaacaaaaacaatatcaagTGCACAAA CTGTGCAACCGAGCTGGTTTACAATTCAAAAACCCGACTGATCACATTACCAGAAGCCTAA
- the LOC101207274 gene encoding histone deacetylase complex subunit SAP18, with product MDKRSRDEKTSGAATAPTQGRPSGRPLPPPSQTKAPPPNPRPRFEPVDREKTCPLLLRVFTKVGGHHTDEDFAVRGKEPKDEVQIYTWKDATLRELTDLVKEVAPEARRRNAKLSFAFVYPDKRGRFVLKQVGMTHSYGNGRRLDDSKALGELDFQIGDYLDVAIL from the exons ATGGACAAGAGAAGCAGAGATGAGAAGACGAGCGGAGCTGCAACTGCTCCGACGCAAGGGAGACCGTCGGGGCGGCCACTCCCTCCACCGTCTCAGACCAAAGCTCCGCCACCCAATCCTCGTCCTCGTTTCGAACCCGTCGACCGCGAAAAG ACTTGCCCTTTGTTGCTCCGCGTTTTTACTAAG gTTGGAGGTCATCATACTGATGAGGATTTTGCAGTTAGAGGTAAGGAACCCAAAGATGAGGTTCAGATTTATACATGGAAAGATGCAACACTCCGGGAGCTGACCGATCTA GTTAAGGAGGTTGCTCCAGAGgctagaagaagaaatgccaagctttcttttgcttttgtttatCCCGACAAGCGTGGTCGATTTGTTTTGAAACAG GTGGGGATGACACATTCTTATGGAAATGGGAGGAGATTAGACGACAGCAAGGCATTGGGTGAATTGGACTTCCAG ATTGGAGACTACTTGGACGTTGCAATCCTGTAG
- the LOC101207528 gene encoding transcription initiation factor TFIID subunit 11 yields MKQSKDPFEAAFEEQEESPPNSPSAADDLEIPTTVAPSPADAFDLQDGDDDPKSASVATHSVAPASTTSMFVSSSSHVSTAPKTKEDDEEEEEENVEVELAKFPSSGDPDKMAKMQAILSQFTEEQMSRYESFRRAGFQKANMKRLLASISGTQKISVPMTIVVSGIAKMFVGELVETARVVMTERNDTGPIRPCHLREAYRRLKLEGKIPRKSVPRLFR; encoded by the exons ATGAAGCAATCGAAGGATCCATTTGAAGCCGCCTTCGAAGAGCAGGAGGAATCACCTCCGAACTCTCCTTCTGCTGCCGACGACCTCGAAATTCCGACCACTGTAGCCCCTTCTCCTGCCGACGCTTTTGATTTGCAAGACGGTGATGATGATCCAAAATCCGCTTCTGTCGCTACACATTCCGTTGCTCCTGCGTCCACCACTTCTATGTTTGTTTCCTCTTCCTCCCATGTATCTACCGCCCCTAAAACCAAAGAAGACgacgaggaagaagaggaagagaatgTTGAAGTTGAACTTGCAAAATTTCCCTCCAGCGGTGATCCGGATAAGATGGCAAAGATGCA AGCAATTCTCTCACAATTTACAGAAGAACAGATGAGTCGTTACGAGTCCTTTCGCAGAGCTGGATTTCAGAAAGCTAATATGAAAAGG CTGTTAGCAAGCATCTCGGGAACACAGAAAATTTCTGTACCGATGACAATCGTTGTGTCTGGTATAGCAAAGATGTTTGTTGGTGAACTCGTAGAAACAG cAAGAGTTGTTATGACAGAGCGTAATGATACGGGACCTATCAGACCATGCCATCTCAGAGAAGCATATAGAAGACTAAAGCTTGAAGGTAAGATTCCTAGGAAATCAGTGCCTAGGCTCTTTCGCTAA
- the LOC101207770 gene encoding expansin-A7 — translation MHKHTKTTMASHFPRCSLVLTIFFLSFTMPEMTTKSVLAIFRPSPWKLAHATFYGDETASETMGGACGYGNLFTNGYGVDTAALSSTLFNNGYACGTCFQIKCAQSKACYSNVAFTTVTATNLCPPNWAKPSDNGGWCNPPRVHFDMSKPAFMKIANWKAGIVPVAYRRVPCGKKGGIRFTLQGNGYWLLAYVMNVGGGGDVSGMWVKGSKTGWIKMSHNWGASYQAFSTLVGQSLSFRITSYTTKETIIAWNVAPSSWRFGSTYNANVNFR, via the exons ATGCATAAACATACGAAAACAACAATGGCTTCCCATTTCCCTCGTTGTAGTCTTGTCCTCACCATCTTTTTCTTGTCCTTTACAATGCCGGAGATGACAACTAAATCTGTCCTCGCCATCTTCCGACCAAGTCCTTGGAAGCTCGCCCATGCCACCTTCTATGGGGATGAGACTGCATCTGAGACAATGG GAGGAGCGTGTGGTTATGGAAACTTGTTCACAAATGGGTATGGCGTTGATACGGCGGCTCTAAGCTCTACACTCTTCAACAATGGCTACGCTTGTGGAACTTGCTTTCAAATCAAATGTGCTCAATCCAAAGCTTGTTACTCTAATGTTGCTTTCACGACCGTGACTGCCACCAACCTTTGCCCCCCAAATTGGGCTAAACCTTCGGACAACGGCGGATGGTGCAACCCTCCAAGGGTTCACTTCGACATGTCGAAGCCAGCCTTTATGAAGATCGCCAATTGGAAGGCTGGGATCGTCCCCGTCGCGTACCGACGTGTCCCGTGCGGTAAAAAAGGTGGCATTCGGTTCACATTACAAGGAAATGGCTACTGGCTTTTGGCGTACGTGATGAATGTCGGTGGCGGCGGCGACGTGTCGGGAATGTGGGTGAAAGGGAGCAAAACAGGGTGGATCAAAATGAGCCATAACTGGGGAGCTTCATATCAAGCCTTTTCAACTTTGGTTGGccaatctctctcttttagaATCACTTCTTACACAACCAAAGAGACCATCATAGCTTGGAACGTTGCTCCATCTAGTTGGAGGTTTGGTTCAACCTACAACGCCAACGTCAACTTCCGTTGA
- the LOC105435065 gene encoding uncharacterized protein LOC105435065: MISNSASTKDVVFIFWLVDHAFDFTLLNPFSGSVIRLPPLPKEHEDDVYHPWYMLKAILTKDPSLYPNDYMVVAIYGISTKLCLIEAKSKIWKKYDIPPGQDYNPFEDVYVCNNNLYASHLDDVQLNLWKVEVDENSPISLQRVAVILQPSLSTHDFGPMFIVESSKKEVLLIRRVLSVEDHEQPDSGITTLVKTIKFVAYKHTRTCKDGTQRFEEVKSLDDDAVFIGEQSICISTKNFPTCLPNRIYYTDNRYYSHDPFVNGPQDIGIYNVEDGSFGEHTSQILLTRICLHPYGSSQPYTTKILSFRIRLWIGNSNLYKYLIIS, translated from the exons ATGATTTCAAATTCTGCTTCAACAAAAGATGTTGTGTTCATCTTTTGGTTGGTTGATCATGCATTTGATTTTACTTTACTCAACCCTTTTTCTGGTAGTGTGATCCGTCTTCCTCCGCTTCCTAAAGAACATGAGGACGACGTTTACCATCCATGGTACATGTTGAAAGCTATACTAACCAAAGATCCATCATTATATCCAAATGACTATATGGTTGTAGCCATCTACGGCATATCTACAAAACTGTGTTTGATagaagcaaaaagtaaaatttggaagaagTATGATATCCCTCCTGGTCAAGATTACAACCCTTTCGAAGATGTTTATGTTtgtaacaataatttatacGCTTCGCATTTGGACGATGTGCAACTAAACCTTTGGAAAGTTGAAGTTGATGAAAATTCACCTATTTCATTACAGAGAGTTGCAGTCATACTACAACCAAGTTTAAGTACACATGATTTTGGCCCAATGTTTATTGTTGAATCTTCTAAGAAAGAGGTTTTACTCATTAGAAGGGTTCTTTCAGTAGAGGATCATGAACAGCCAGACTCTGGTATTACAACGTTGGTTAAAACTATCAAGTTCGTTGCCTACAAACATACTCGTACATGTAAAGATGGGACACAAAGGTTTGAAGAGGTGAAGAGTTTAGATGATGATGCTGTGTTTATTGGTGAACAATCCATCTGTATTTCAACGAAGAATTTTCCTACATGTTTACCAAATCGTATATATTATACAGATAACCGATACTATTCTCACGATCCTTTTGTAAATGGACCTCAAGATATAGGAATTTACAATGTAGAAGATGGAAGCTTTGGTGAACATACATCCCAGATATTACTCACCAGAATTTGCCTTCACCCATATGGATCGTCCCAACCATATACTACAAAGATTCTGAGTTTTAGAATTCGTTTGTGG ATTGGAAATTCGAATTTATATAAATACCTCATAATATCATGA
- the LOC101208016 gene encoding phospholipase D beta 1 has translation MAGRIFETLSFGGSQHGQGNQSLPFSSGNTSLKILLLHGYLDIWVKEAKNLPNLDMFHKTLGDMFSKVSFKGSKNSNGEKPQKVTSDPYVTISVSNAVIGRTFVIDNSENPVWMQHFDIPVAHYGAEVHFVVKDHDVVGSQIMGVVAIPVEQLYSGAIVEGTYPILNSSRKPCKPGAVLSLSIQYTPADRAAIFRGGMYASPDHQGVLCTYFPLRKGGKVTLYQDAHVEEGCLPTDYRLHGGVQYEHRSCWDDITESISQARRLIYITGWSVYHSVKLVRDGTRKECILGDLLKAKSQEGVRVLLLIWDDPTSTSMLGYKTVGMMNTNDEETRRFFKNSSVQVVLCPRSGGKGHSWLKKQEAGTIYTHHQKTVIVDADAGNYRRKIVAFVGGLDLCLGRYDTSRHPLFRTLQTTHVDDFHNPNFTGPTTGCPREPWHDLHSKIDGPAAYDVLANFEERWMRASEPHGLKKLKKLHEDVLLKIERIPEILGIADVSQICNNDPEGWNVQIFRSIDSNSVKGFPDKPKDAISRNLVCGKNVMIDSSIHSAYVSAIRAAQRFIYIENQYFLGSSYNWSAHKDLGANNLIPMEIALKIVEKIKAKERFSAYVVIPMWPEGVPTSTPIQRILFWQSRTMQMMYEMIYQALEEVGLHKTYEPQDYLNFFCLGNREMLDVRDGVEAGNGEKNAQSLVRKSRRFMIYVHSKGMIVDDEYVLLGSANINQRSLEGTRDTEIAMGAYQSRHTWSSTKRSSPRGQVFGYRMSLWAEHTGTMEECFERPESIECVRRMRSLGERNWKQYAAEEVSEMRSHLLKYPLKVDPTGKVTHLPGSESFPDLGGNILGTFTVIQENLTI, from the exons ATGGCTGGTCGTATATTTGAAACTTTGTCCTTTGGTGGGTCTCAACATGGTCAAGGTAATCAATCTTTGCCATTTTCATCTGGAAATACTTCATTGAAGATCTTACTGTTACATGGTTATTTAGACATATGGGTTAAGGAAGCTAAGAACCTTCCCAATTTGGATATGTTTCACAAGACTCTTGGagatatgttttcaaaagtgTCTTTTAAGGGTTCAAAAAACAGTAATGGGGAAAAGCCTCAAAAAGTTACTAGTGATCCTTATGTGACTATTTCTGTATCAAATGCTGTAATTGGAAGGACTTTTGTGATTGATAATAGTGAAAATCCTGTTTGGATGCAACATTTTGATATCCCTGTTGCTCACTATGGTGCTGAAGTGCATTTTGTTGTTAAAGACCATGATGTTGTAGGTTCACAAATCATGGGTGTTGTTGCAATTCCTGTTGAACAATTGTATTCAGGAGCCATAGTTGAAGGAACCTACCCAATTTTGAATAGTAGTAGGAAGCCCTGTAAGCCTGGGGCAGTCTTGAGTTTGTCGATTCAGTATACTCCGGCTGACCGTGCGGCCATTTTTCGAGGTGGAATGTATGCGTCTCCTGACCATCAGGGAGTTTTATGCACATATTTTCCTCTTAGGAAGGGGGGTAAAGTTACATTGTACCAAGATGCTCATGTTGAAGAGGGTTGTCTTCCAACAGACTATAGGCTTCATGGTGGAGTTCAATATGAACATAGGAGCTGTTGGGACGATATCACTGAATCGATCAGTCAGGCTCGCCGTTTGATCTATATTACGGGCTGGTCTGTTTACCATAGTGTTAAATTGGTTAGAGATGGGACAAGAAAAGAATGCATACTAGGGGACCTTCTTAAAGCCAAGTCCCAAGAAGGAGTAAGAGTCTTGCTTCTTATATGGGATGATCCAACTTCAACTAGTATGTTGGGATATAAAACG GTTGGGATGATGAATACAAATGATGAGGAGACTCGTCGATTCTTTAAGAACTCGTCAGTCCAAGTGGTTTTGTGCCCACGGTCCGGGGGAAAAGGTCATAGTTGGCTTAAAAAACAG GAAGCTGGAACCATCTATACTCACCATCAGAAGACAGTTATTGTAGATGCTGATGCTGGAAATTAcagaagaaaaattgtagCTTTTGTTGGAGGTCTTGATTTATGTTTGGGCCGATATGATACCTCAAGACATCCTCTTTTCCGGACATTGCAAACTACACATGTGGATGACTTCCATAACCCTAACTTTACG GGTCCAACTACTGGCTGTCCAAGAGAACCATGGCATGATTTGCACTCTAAGATTGACGGTCCAGCGGCATATGACGTACTTGCAAATTTTGAGGAGCGTTGGATGAGAGCTTCAGAGCCTCATGGCCTTAAAAAGCTAAAGAAGTTACATGAAGATGTATTactcaaaattgaaagaattcCTGAAATTTTGGGAATTGCTGATGTTTCTCAAATATGTAATAATGATCCAGAAGGTTGGAACGTCCAG ATTTTTCGCTCAATCGATTCCAACTCCGTAAAAGGGTTTCCTGACAAGCCAAAAGATGCCATAAGTAGG AACTTAGTATGTGGAAAGAATGTGATGATAGACTCGAGTATACATTCAGCGTATGTTAGTGCAATTCGAGCTGCTCAACGCTTCATTTACATTGAAAACCAATACTTCCTTGGGTCATCTTATAATTGGAGTGCTCACAAAGACTTGG GGGCTAATAACTTAATACCAATGGAAATAGCCCTTAAGATTGTGGAGAAAATCAAAGCTAAAGAAAGATTTTCAGCTTATGTGGTTATTCCAATGTGGCCAGAAGGTGTTCCTACAAGCACTCCTATTCAAAGAATTCTTTTCTGGCAG aGTAGGACAATGCAAATGATGTATGAAATGATATATCAAGCGTTAGAGGAGGTTGGACTTCACAAAACATATGAACCTCAAGACtacttaaatttcttttgtcttGGAAACCGTGAGATGCTCGATGTGAGAGACGGTGTTGAAGCCGGGAATGGAGAAAAGAATGCTCAA TCACTTGTTCGTAAGAGTCGACGCTTTATGATCTATGTTCATTCTAAAGGAATGATAGTAGATGATGAGTACGTCTTACTAGGATCAGCAAATATCAATCAACGCTCCCTTGAAGGCACCAGAGACACTGAAATAGCAATGGGCGCATATCAATCTCGTCATACATGGTCATCAACCAAACGCTCAAGCCCACGTGGTCAG GTGTTTGGATATAGAATGTCATTATGGGCAGAGCACACAGGAACAATGGAGGAATGTTTTGAAAGACCAGAGAGTATTGAATGTGTAAGAAGAATGAGGTCATTGGGTGAGAGAAATTGGAAACAATATGCAGCTGAGGAAGTGAGTGAAATGAGAAGTCATCTTCTTAAATATCCATTAAAAGTTGATCCAACTGGTAAGGTCACTCATCTTCCTGGCTCTGAATCCTTCCCTGACCTTGGTGGCAACATATTGGGAACATTCACAGTCATACAAGAAAACCTTACAATTTGA
- the LOC101208259 gene encoding hydroxymethylglutaryl-CoA synthase — MANNVGILAIDIYFPPTYVQQEALEAHDGASKGKYTIGLGQDCMAFCTEVEDVISMSLTVVNSLLEKYGIDPKQIGRLEVGSETVIDKSKSIKTFLMQIFEKHGNTDIEGVDSTNACYGGTAALFNCVNWVESSSWDGRYGLVVCTDSAVYAEGPARPTGGAAAIAMLIGPDAPIAFESKLRGSHMSHVYDFYKPNLASEYPVVDGKLSQTCYLMALDSCYKQLCHKYEKLEGGKQFSLSNADYFVFHSPYNKLVQKSFARLLFNDFKRNASSIDEAAKEKLAPFSTLSNDESYQSRDLEKITQQLAKPLYDAKVQPSTLIPKQVGNMYTASLYAAFISLLHNKNKSLVGNRVVLFSYGSGSTATMFSLKLNEGQNPFSLSNISAILNVDKKLKSRHELVPEKFVEIMQLMEHRYGAKDFVTSKDCSLLSSGTYYLTEVDSLYRRFYAKKEGGSEKIENGVVANGH; from the exons GAAGCATTGGAAGCTCATGATGGTGCAAGCAAGGGGAAATACACTATTGGACTTGGACAGGATTGCATGGCATTCTGTACTGAGGTTGAAGATGTTATCTCAATGAG CTTGACAGTTGTCAATTCTCTTCTTGAAAAGTACGGAATTGATCCGAAACAAATTGGCCGGCTAGAAGTAGGCAGTGAGACTGTTATAGATAAAAGCAAATCAATTAAGACTTTCCTGATGCAAATATTTGAG AAGCATGGAAATACCGATATCGAAGGTGTTGATTCAACCAATGCGTGCTATGGGGGTACAGCTGCTCTATTCAACTGTGTCAACTGGGTAGAGAGCAGCTCCTGGGATGGGCGTTATGGTCTTGTGGTGTGCACAGATAGTGCG GTCTATGCTGAAGGACCAGCTCGTCCTACTGGTGGGGCTGCAGCTATTGCCATGCTGATAGGACCTGATGCTCCTATTGCTTTTGAAAGCAAGTTGAGGGGAAGCCATATGTCTCACGTTTATGATTTTTACAAGCCTAACCTAGCCAGCGAATACCCG GTTGTTGATGGTAAGCTCTCTCAAACATGTTACCTCATGGCCTTGGATTCCTGCTACAAACAATTATGTCACAA GTATGAGAAACTGGAGGGCGGCaaacaattttctctttctaatgCTGACTATTTTGTGTTTCATTCTCCCTATAACAAG CTTGTGCAGAAGAGCTTTGCTCGATTACTCTTTAATGATTTCAAGAGAAATGCTAG CTCAATAGACGAAGCTGCTAAAGAAAAGCTAGCCCCATTTTCAACCTTGTCTAACGATGAGAGTTACCAGAGTCGGGATCTCGAAAAG ATAACTCAACAGCTTGCAAAGCCTCTTTATGATGCAAAGGTCCAGCCCTCCACTTTGATACCAAAGCAAGTTGGAAACATGTATACTGCCTCTCTCTACGCAGCATTTATATCACTTCTTCACAACAAGAATAAATCACTG GTAGGAAATAGGGTGGTATTGTTCTCTTATGGAAGCGGGTCAACTGCAACGATGTTCTCCTTGAAACTCAATGAAGGCCAAAATCCCTTTAGTTTGTCCAACATTTCAGCTATCTTGAACGTggataaaaagttgaaatcaaGGCACGAG TTGGTACCCGAGAAATTTGTCGAAATAATGCAGCTGATGGAGCATCGGTACGGGGCGAAGGACTTCGTGACGAGCAAGGACTGCAGCCTGCTATCATCAGGCACCTACTATCTTACTGAAGTTGATTCGTTATACAGGAGATTCTACGCCAAGAAGGAAGGCGGAAGTGAAAAGATTGAGAATGGTGTGGTTGCTAATGGCCActga